One window of Bactrocera tryoni isolate S06 chromosome 2, CSIRO_BtryS06_freeze2, whole genome shotgun sequence genomic DNA carries:
- the LOC120768865 gene encoding P protein-like: MADDNNQNSDGNQPKPEVREEATDEIASMAEGNNQNPDNNQNPENNQNPENNQNPEENPNPENNQNPEENLNPENKQPQPAEIPIVFEEIVRPQTMKVTPVESDASITIEPTEPASFVNPAPLDHEIIEVEGERSRLPTPAPSERTISRILPFAAEKQLQPDDIEAPPVRRTDSIKSKRTVSLLATTSNVDKIIEEDIHLTSAQKAVLRQFEGMMKKPEQEQEHPELHIEDIIQVKRAWLKPIGLTLVWLMFTVQFIIYRDLPRNPTLVSLHPGERVVINVPTVTDTAISMSIKGPFLEDGKLIYAGRESEANFVFIQAVRTFYDENMTEIITVNIADLWREYLDTSMDIDLINPSERLALLSLWKNVSKDNYTRMFLNAHTDINETVTIKYNYDSLPVPTEQGLLFALLVLVLLYGLFIFEITNPTLSSLICSTFALAILSILNPKPSFDTILEWIDMPMLTLLFSMMVIVAIISDAGMFDFIAVYAYQISKGSVYRLIMNLCFFISLVSAFLNNSTTMLLSSPITIKLCEVSGMNPVSVLIYLMICANVGAAFTPLGSPPNIIVTTNDFLQDHGITFGIFVLNMAPCTFLVLLQTYFQLRFYTEHSKLLDYHESQTIQQELVNRGIKRWERASSAIGSFLADDRKLRGVINRAVDKMRAAGKGNYKNPKPDPHHYEHTLAELKKHYGVIDKNLLIKCAIVLIFIVSIFMLRSFEFFNVIGFSWTALLGAILLLILADINDYEGLLCRIEWSTLMFLSSFFVLIEVLSRLGFEDLIGKNIIKTIESTPHDFQLLVALLLILWVTAFASCFLNNNPVTQMMVRIVVSIAQIKPLALPLGPLVWALVMGAAFGGNGSLIGASANIVTAGVANKHLYKLTFRSYFLVGFSVMLVNICIASVYLILVYVLIKWDGMIFK, from the coding sequence ATGGCTGACGATAACAATCAGAATTCAGATGGAAATCAACCCAAACCAGAGGTGAGAGAAGAAGCAACCGACGAAATTGCCAGTATGGCTGAGGGCAATAATCAGAATCCAGATAACAATCAAAACCCGGAAAACAATCAAAACCCAGAAAACAATCAAAACCCGGAGGAAAATCCAAACCCAGAAAACAATCAAAATCCGGAAGAAAATCTAAACCCAGAAAACAAACAACCCCAACCAGCAGAGATACCAATagtatttgaagaaattgttagACCACAAACCATGAAAGTGACTCCAGTAGAATCAGACGCGTCGATTACCATAGAACCTACAGAACCAGCAAGTTTTGTCAACCCAGCGCCGCTTGATCACGAAATAATTGAAGTAGAGGGGGAAAGGTCAAGGCTGCCGACGCCAGCGCCTTCCGAGAGAACTATCTCTCGAATACTACCGTTTGCCGCAGAAAAGCAGCTGCAGCCGGACGATATAGAAGCGCCACCGGTACGACGCACAGATAGTATAAAGTCGAAGAGAACTGTGAGTCTGCTGGCAACCACAAGTAATGTAGATAAGATAATTGAAGAGGACATACATTTGACATCAGCACAAAAGGCGGTATTACGACAATTCGAAGGGATGATGAAGAAACCCGAACAAGAACAGGAGCACCCAGAATTGCATATTGAAGATATAATACAAGTGAAGCGTGCATGGTTAAAACCAATTGGACTCACTTTAGTTTGGTTGATGTTCACCGTGCAATTTATTATCTACAGAGATTTACCGCGTAATCCGACATTAGTCTCACTACATCCGGGTGAACGGGTAGTAATTAATGTGCCTACTGTAACGGACACAGCAATATCAATGTCCATCAAGGGACCCTTTCTCGAAGATGGTAAGCTGATATATGCGGGTAGGGAAAGCGAAGCGAATTTCGTCTTCATACAAGCGGTGCGTACATTTTACGATGAGAATATGACCGAGATTATAACGGTCAACATAGCCGATTTGTGGCGCGAATACTTGGATACAAGCATGGACATCGACTTGATCAACCCCAGCGAACGTCTGGCTTTGCTAAGTTTATGGAAAAATGTGTCCAAAGATAATTACACGCGCATGTTTTTAAATGCGCACACCGATATCAATGAAACCGTAACGATCAAGTATAACTACGACTCGCTGCCGGTGCCCACAGAGCAGGGTCTACTTTTTGCGCTACTCGTACTCGTACTACTTTACGGGctcttcatttttgaaataaccAATCCAACACTGTCATCGTTAATATGCTCAACATTCGCTTTGGCCATACTCTCCATATTGAATCCGAAGCCGAGCTTCGATACCATACTCGAATGGATCGATATGCCAATGTTGACATTGCTCTTCAGCATGATGGTCATTGTAGCGATCATCTCCGATGCGGGCATGTTCGATTTTATCGCCGTTTACGCTTATCAAATATCGAAGGGCAGCGTTTATCGTTTGATAATGAATTTATGCTTCTTCATTAGTTTGGTGTCGGCCTTTCTCAATAACAGCACAACGATGTTGCTCTCTTCGCCGATTACGATTAAGCTGTGTGAAGTCTCCGGCATGAATCCGGTTTCGGTGCTCATCTATTTGATGATATGTGCGAATGTGGGCGCCGCTTTTACGCCACTCGGCAGTCCGCCGAATATTATTGTCACCACCAATGACTTTTTGCAAGATCACGGCATCACTTTCGGCATATTCGTGCTGAATATGGCACCGTGCACGTTTCTGGTGTTGCTGCAGACATATTTCCAATTGCGTTTCTATACGGAACATTCCAAATTACTCGATTACCATGAATCGCAGACCATACAGCAGGAGTTAGTCAATCGTGGCATAAAACGTTGGGAACGCGCCTCATCAGCGATCGGTAGTTTTTTGGCTGACGATCGTAAGTTGCGTGGTGTTATCAATCGCGCAGTTGACAAGATGCGTGCGGCTGGTAAGGGCAACTATAAAAACCCCAAGCCGGACCCACATCATTACGAGCACACACTGGCCGAGTTGAAGAAGCATTATGGTGTTATCGATAAGAACTTGTTGATTAAATGCGCCATCGTCTTGATATTCATCGTGTCGATATTCATGTTGCGTTCATTTGAGTTCTTCAATGTTATCGGTTTCTCTTGGACGGCGCTGCTCGGCGCCATACTGCTGCTCATCTTGGCCGACATCAATGATTACGAGGGTCTTTTGTGTCGCATCGAGTGGTCGACATTGATGTTTCTGTCGTCGTTTTTCGTTTTGATCGAAGTGCTTTCGCGTTTGGGCTTCGAAGACCTAATCGGCAAGAATATTATCAAAACTATCGAGAGTACGCCGCACGATTTTCAACTATTGGTGGCGCTGTTGCTCATCTTATGGGTTACCGCGTTTGCTTCGTGTTTTCTCAACAATAATCCGGTTACGCAGATGATGGTGCGCATTGTCGTGTCCATAGCACAGATTAAACCCTTGGCCTTGCCGCTGGGTCCACTCGTATGGGCGCTGGTCATGGGTGCTGCTTTTGGCGGAAATGGTTCGTTGATTGGCGCTTCGGCGAATATTGTAACGGCCGGTGTGGCGAATAAGCATTTGTATAAGCTGACATTCCGTTCGTATTTTTTAGTTGGGTTTTCGGTTATGCTCGTTAATATTTGCATTGCTTCGGTATACTTAATTTTAGTGTATGTTTTAATCAAGTGGGATGgcatgatttttaaataa
- the LOC120768866 gene encoding P protein-like has protein sequence MTQELPTTTIRIARNHNRHNNNFNSNSVKCNNKSENSHDTQNSRLEAGLQREPVDRPTFGQQLLNFIASENDVDFSWRALLNSIKILALILLWLVIVVIMIITKPPIDESRLFTLEPNQTRTYMIPQQQVAERVGVVIWGPFQETDRAEIKNGVMPDVVTMNVVSDAEGKEKTSVDWLIYLQTADLEQATKIEKAHVFRSAKSKSKQENPNLWLVMTTTKQVTIKLRVDAYTANRERGIWAGALILILMYAMIVTEIIDRTIASILCATLAVALLISLGDNVNLDMIMSWVDIETMLLLFSMMLLIAMLADSGIFDFFAVYAYEISKGFVWPLLTSLCLFTAVVSAFLDNVTMMLLVAPIIIRLCEALTLDPVLMLTLMVIYSNIGAACTPIGDPPNIIITTNDYIHDNGVTFGNFMLHCVPCVTLVTLQTYFLLRYIYRDESKLHIHGALNDSMQRLARRSERLTKMASAAGKGFNTASVKRKSERALMQLEHQLKYTPEYPRVLANLKSMYGIKDKPLLIKLSICFLFVLTLFLSHSFHNLHQLPLGWAALTGVLLAFSLVDITDFEALLLRIEWSTLIFFGSLFILMEVLAKIGMIGIIGEEVQDWIMLVDKKYRLCLAIMLVLWVSAVASAFLDNIPVTAMMLPIVISMAQDRELQLPLHPLVWALAMGACFGGNGTLVAASANVVSAGIANQHGYRFSFCSFFILGFPIMLTNIVVTSLYLILCHVIFEWHDPPKYE, from the coding sequence ATGACACAAGAACTTCCCACAACAACGATACGCATAGCGCGTAACCACAAccgccacaacaacaatttcaattcGAACTCCGTTAAATGtaacaacaaaagcgaaaatTCGCATGATACACAAAACAGCCGTTTAGAGGCTGGCCTACAGAGAGAACCGGTCGACAGGCCCACTTTTGGACAACAATTGCTCAACTTCATTGCCTCAGAGAATGACGTCGACTTCTCATGGAGAGCGCTGTTAAACAGCATCAAGATACTTGCCCTCATACTACTCTGGCTCGTCATTGTCGTAATTATGATTATAACAAAACCACCAATCGACGAATCGCGACTCTTTACGCTCGAACCGAATCAAACGCGTACATATATGATACCACAACAACAAGTGGCCGAACGCGTTGGCGTCGTTATTTGGGGACCCTTCCAGGAAACGGATAgagcagaaataaaaaatggtgtAATGCCCGATGTGGTCACCATGAATGTAGTGAGTGATGCGGAGGGTAAAGAGAAAACTAGCGTAGATTGGCTGATATACTTGCAAACAGCTGATCTCGAGCAAGCGACGAAAATAGAGAAAGCGCATGTCTTCCGAAGCGCGAAATCAAAGAGTAAGCAGGAAAACCCGAATTTGTGGCTCGTCATGACAACAACCAAACAAGTGACCATCAAATTGAGAGTCGACGCGTATACAGCGAATCGTGAACGGGGTATCTGGGCGGGTGCATTGATTTTGATACTTATGTACGCCATGATCGTGACGGAAATCATTGACCGCACCATAGCGTCGATATTGTGTGCCACACTCGCTGTCGCACTGCTGATTAGCCTCGGTGATAATGTGAATTTGGACATGATTATGTCGTGGGTCGACATCGAGACGATGTTGTTGCTCTTCAGCATGATGCTACTGATCGCCATGCTCGCCGATTCGGGTATTTTTGATTTCTTCGCCGTTTACGCATACGAAATATCGAAAGGTTTCGTATGGCCGCTTTTGACAAGCCTCTGTTTATTTACCGCAGTGGTTTCGGCATTTCTGGATAATGTTACGATGATGCTGCTCGTCGCGCCGATCATTATACGTTTGTGTGAGGCTTTAACGCTCGATCCCGTTCTGATGTTGACCCTGATGGTAATCTATTCGAATATTGGCGCTGCTTGTACGCCCATCGGTGATCCACCGAACATTATTATAACCACGAACGATTATATACACGACAATGGCGTCACATTCGGCAATTTCATGTTGCACTGTGTACCATGTGTCACATTGGTGACACTGCAAACTTACTTTCTCCTACGCTACATATATCGGGATGAGAGTAAGTTGCATATACATGGAGCTCTGAATGACAGTATGCAGCGTTTGGCACGTCGTTCGGAACGTTTAACGAAGATGGCTTCTGCCGCCGGTAAAGGGTTCAACACGGCAAGTGTTAAGCGTAAATCGGAAAGAGCTTTAATGCAACTGGAACATCAATTGAAATATACACCGGAATATCCACGGGTCTTGGCCAATCTGAAGTCCATGTATGGCATTAAGGACAAACCGTTGCTCATTAAGCTATCCATTTGCTTTCTATTCGTACTCACTCTATTTCTATCGCACAGTTTTCATAATTTACATCAGCTGCCGCTGGGTTGGGCTGCTCTCACCGGCGTGCTGTTGGCCTTCTCACTGGTGGACATAACGGATTTTGAAGCACTGCTACTACGCATTGAATGGTCGACTTTGATATTTTTCGGTTCGCTCTTCATACTCATGGAGGTATTGGCAAAGATCGGTATGATTGGCATAATTGGCGAGGAGGTGCAGGACTGGATAATGTTGGTCGATAAGAAATATCGTTTGTGTCTCGCAATAATGCTAGTACTATGGGTTTCGGCTGTTGCTTCGGCCTTTCTCGATAATATACCGGTGACTGCAATGATGTTGCCAATTGTGATTTCGATGGCGCAGGATCGTGAGCTGCAGTTGCCGTTGCATCCCTTAGTTTGGGCGCTCGCGATGGGCGCTTGTTTTGGCGGTAACGGTACACTCGTTGCGGCCTCGGCGAATGTGGTGAGCGCTGGCATTGCGAATCAACATGGTTACCGATTTTCTTTTTGTTCGTTCTTCATTTTGGGCTTTCCCATTATGTTGACAAATATTGTTGTTACTTCGTTGTATTTAATTCTCTGTCATGTGATTTTCGAGTGGCACGATCCGCCGAAGTATGAGTGA